The Streptomyces liliiviolaceus sequence GGGAACGCCTTCGTGTGGATAGGGCTGCACGAGCCGACGGAGCGGGAGTTCGGTCTCGTCACGGACGAGTTCGGGCTGCACGAGCTGGCCGTCGAGGACGCCCTCAAGGCGCATCAGCGGCCCAAGCTGGAGGTCTACGACGACTCGCTGTTCGCGGTCCTCAAGCCGGTGACGTACGAGCCGGACAGCGACGCCGTGTCGTCCGGCGAGCTGATGATCTTCCTGGGCGACTGCTTCGTGGTGACCGTGCGGCACGGCGAGGGCTCGCCCCTGAAGTCGGTGCGCGGCCGGCTGGAGAAGGACCCGGAGATGTTGCGCCTCGGTCCGACGGCGGTGCTGTACGCGATCGCCGACGCCACCGTCGACCACTACCTGGAGGTGGCGACCGAGCTGCAGACCGACCTGGAGGAGCTGGAGGCGGAGGTGTTCTCGCCGGACGACGGCGGTTCCCGGCACACCGCGTCCCGGATCTACACCTTCAAGCGGCAGATCCAGGAGTTCCGCCGGGCCACCGGGCCGCTGTCGGTGCCACTGAACCGTCTGGCGGGCGCCGGGGTGGTCGGCCCCGCGGTGCCGTTCGTCGACGACAAGGCGCACCCGTTCTTCCGGGACGTCAACGACCACCTGACCCGGGTCAACGAGTCGGTGGAGTCCCTGGACCGGCTGGTCTCGGACGTCCTGTCGGCGCATCTGGCGCAGATGAGCGTGCGGCAGAACGACGACATGCGGAAGATCTCCTCGTGGGCGGCCATGGCCGCGGTCCCCACGATGATCGCGGGGATCTACGGCATGAACTTCGAGCACATGCCGGAGCTGCGCTGGCTCTGGGCCTACCCGGCGGTGATCGCGATCATGGTGGTCCTGGAGGTGCTGCTGTTCCGGCTCTTCAAGCGGCGGGGGTGGCTGTAGCGGGTCGCGGCCGGGCCCGGACGGGCTCCACGCGCGCGTGACGCGTACGAGGCGCCACGCGCGCGTGGTGGACGCCTGCGGTGGACGGCGGCGGGCCTTGAGCGGTGGGCGGGAGGGCGGTCAGGCGTATCCGGATGCCGCCGTCGCCGGGCCACCCAGGGCGTCGCGCCGCTCCGGCATCGTCAGGGAGACCATCCGCCGCCAGCCGGCCGCCCGCTCGTACGCGTACATGGCGCGGATGCCCGTGGTGAGCAGCGCCGCCTTGGGCCGGGACCAGCCGAGGATGCGTCCCATGCGGGCCATCACGGCGAGGCTGACGTCGCGGTAGACACGGGCCTCGGCCAGCGCGCACTCGCGCAGTGTCCGCTGGATGGTCCGGCCGTGACCGGCCCGGGCGAAGCGCAGCAGTTCCTCGTGGCAGTACGCGAGGTGGTTGTCCTCGTCGTCGGAGATCATCCGTACGGCCTTGCCGATCTCGGGATGGTCCCCGAAGTCCTTGCGGAGCATCACCATCTGGTCCGCGGCCCGCTGTTCCGTGACCCTGCTGTGGGACAGGTAGGTGACGATGTCCTGCACGGTGAGGGGTTCGTCGCGCTTGAGCTTGTCGTGCGTGAGGCCGATGCCGTTCTTCTCCAGGAGCATCGTGTAGTCGGTCTCGGGCGGGATCTCCACCGGCGTCAGACCGCGCTTCTTCATGAGGGCGTTGAAGATCCGGCCGTGCTTGTCCTCGTCCGCACCGTGCCGGGTGATCTTGGGTGCGAGCGCGCGCTCGGCCTCCGGTACGAGGGCCGCGATCCGCGCGTTCTCCCAGCCGCCCTGTGTCTCCCCGCTGGCGGCGATGGAGCAGAAGAGCCGGAAGGACTCGTCGTTGTCGATGATCTCCTGGAAGAGACTCTTGGCCGAAAGCATGACTGCCACCTCCACGCGCGACTCCCGCCTCCTGCGGGAGTCCGCAAAGAACGAGTCAAATGGGCAGCCAGGGGTGCGGCAACATCTGTGTCGGACAAATCCGCTGAACGGTGGACGCGCAGGGAATGCCGGGCGCGTAACCGAGCGGGCCGTCGCGCGTTGTTCTCCGTGACGGCCGTGGCGGGGAAGACCCCCCGAGCCCCCACCACGGCCGCAGAACTCTCCCGTCCCGCGCGGCTCCCGCGTCCCGCCGGGCGCGGTTACGCGACCCCGGCCCGCTCGGCGGCGTCGGTGCCGGCCCGCAGCGCGGCGATCCGCTCGTCCAGGGTGAAGCCCGCCGGGGCCAGCGTGAGCGTGGTGACACCCGCGGCCGCGTAGGCCTTCATCCGGTCCGCGATGCGGTCCACGGAACCGAGCAGCGTGGTCTGGTCGATGAGCTGGTGCGGGATGGCGGCCGCCGCGCCCTCCTTGTCGCCGGACAGGTACTTGTCCTGGATCTCGGCGGCCTCCTGCTCGTACCCCATGCGCTGGGCAAGCTGGTTGTAGAAGTTCTGCTTGCGGCTGCCCATGCCGCCCACGTAGAGCGCGGTGTACGGACGGAACATGTCGGCCAGTGCCGCCACGTCCTTGTCCTCGCCGAGCGCGAGCGGCACGGTCGGACAGACGTCGAAGCCGTCCATGGTCAGACCGGCCTTCTCGCGGCCCGCGCGCAGGTGCTTGATCGCGGTGTCCTCCAGATGGTCGGCGGACGGGAAGATCAGCAGGGCGCCGTCGGCGATCTCGCCGGTCTGCTCCAGGTTCTTCGGGCCGATCGCGGCGATGTAGAGCGGGATGTGCTCGCGCTCCGGGTGCACGGTCAGCTTGAGCGGCTTGCCCGGGCCGCCCGGCAGCGGCAGGGTCCAGTGCGCACCCTCGTACGACAGGCGCTCGCGGGTCATCGCCTTGCGCACGATCTCGACGTACTCACGGGTGCGGGCCAGCGGCTTGTCGAACTTGACGCCGTACCAGCCCTCGGACACCTGTGGTCCGGAGACGCCGAGGCCGAGGCGGAAACGGCCGCCGGAGAGCGAGTCCAGGGTGGCCGCGGTCATCGCGGTCATCGCGGGCTGGCGGGCCGGGATCTGGAAGATGGCCGACCCGACGTCCATCCGCTCGGTCTGGGCGGCGACCCAGCTCAGCACGGTGGCCGCGTCCGATCCGTACGCCTCGGCGGCCCAGCAGACCGCGTACCCGAGGCGGTCGGCCTCCTTGGCCACGGCGAGGTTGTCCGCGTCCATTCCGGCACCCCAGTAGCCGAGGTTGATCCCGAGCTGCATGGCCGATTCCCCTTACTGATCAGTAACGTCCCTTGTCCGGCACCCTAGCGCGCCACCGGGCCGAGCGGCAGGGACAGCGTCGCGGATCATGTGACGAAGGTTGTCCACAGGCTTCCCACACGTCGACCCGTGGCCAGTAATCTCAGCCACCATGGAGCAGAGGCATCTCGGCCGTACCGGCCTGCGCGTGTCCCGCATCGGTCTCGGCACCCTCACCTGGGGCAGGGACACCGACGAGCACGACGCCGCGGACCTGTTGAAGGCGTTCTGGGAGGCGGGCGGGACCCTCGTCGACACGGCCGACGTGTACGGGGACGGGGAGGCCGAGTATCTGCTCGGACAGCTCATGGACGGGCTCGTGCCCCGCCGGGACCTCGTCATATCCACCAAGGCGGGCAGTGTGCCCGACCCGGACCGGCGGTTCGACGGCTCGCGGGGACATCTGCTGTCCGCCCTCGACGCCTCGCTGGCCCGGCTCGGCACGGACCATGTGGACCTGTGGCAGGTCCACGCCTTCGACCCGGACGCGCCGCTGGAGGAGACCCTCCAGGCTCTCGACATCGCTGTCAGCAGCGGCCGCGCCCGGTACGCCGGGGTCTCCAACTTCTGCGGCTGGCAGCTCGCGAAGGCGGCGACCTGGCAGCTCGCGGCCCCCGGGACCCGTACGCGGCTGGCGAGCACGCAGATGGAGTACTCGCTGCTGCAGCGCGGTGTCGAGCGCGAGGTGCTGCCCGCCGCGCTGGACCTGGGCATCGGGCTCCTGCCGTCCTCCCCGCTGGGCCGGGGCGTCCTGACGGGCAAGTACCGGCACGCGACGCCCGCGGACTCGCGGGGTGCCTCGGAGCAGTTGGCGCCGTTCGTCGCGCCGTATCTGGACGACGCGGCGAGCCGCATCGTGGACGCGGTGGCGACGGCGGCGGACGGCCTGGCGGTGACGCCGCTCCAGGTGGCTCTCGCCTGGGTCCGCGACCGGCCGGGGGTGGCCGCCCCGATCATCGGCTCGCGCAACGCGCTGCAGCTCACGGCTGCGTTGTCAGTGGAGACCCTTAGTCTTCCTGACGAGATCTGCCGGGCGCTCGACGACGTGTCGGCGCCCGTGCACCACTATCCCGATCACGACTGGAGCACGCTGTGACCACGGAGCCGTCCGCCGCCGCGGAGGAAGCCGAGCCGGGGACGCCGGACGCCGGTCCCGAGTCCGAGGGGCCCGGTACGGAGGCCCGGCCGGACACCGGGGCCGACGTGACCGCTTCGGCGGACACCGTGGAGGGCGCTTCGGGTGAGGACAGCTCCCTCGACGGGGACGCCGGCACGGACGGTGAGGCCGTCGACAGCGCCGCCGAGGACACCGGGAGTCCCGCCGGGGACGCCACCGAGGGTGCGGCCCAGCTGTCCGAGGCCGAGGCCGAGTTGGCCGCGCAGCGGGAGCTGCGGGAGCGGATCGAGCGGCGGAAGGCGGAGAAGGACGGACCGGTCCTGGCCGGGACGGCACTGAGCGGGAAGGCCGCCGATCTGCTCGCGGCCGTCCGGGCGGTGGAGAGCGGCGAGAAGCCCTCGGCGAGCGTCTTCAGCGGGCCGGAGCCCGCCCCGCGCCGGGTCGCGCAGGAGCCGGTGCGCCGCCCGCAGCCCGTGCCCTCCGGCGCCCCGGCGTCGATGGCCTCGGAGTCCGTCGACGCGGTCCGGGCCGTGCTCGTGCGGGGCGGTGCCCCGGAGGCCCTGGCCCCGCAGACCGCCGCCACCCTCGGCGAGGGAGCGGACGGGCAGCTGCGCGAGGACCCGTGGCAGTTGCTCCGTGTGGCGGGCGTGCGTCCCGAGCAGGCCGACGGGTTCGCCCGGGCCCTGCTCGGCGCGGAGTGCGGTCCTGACGACGAGCGGCGGGGCCGCGCGGTCACGGTGTGGCTCCTCGAACAGGCGGCGCTGGTGGGGCACACCGCCCTGGAAGCCGCGGCGCTGCACACCGCGCTCGCGCAGCGCTCGGTGCCCGACCCCGACGCGGCCGTGCAGAGCGCGCTGGCCGAGGGTGACGCACTGGTCTTCCAGGACGCGCTGGACGAGCCCGGTGGCACACCCCCGGCCCCCCGGCGGCCCGTGGAGGACGCCGCCCGGGACGACG is a genomic window containing:
- the corA gene encoding magnesium/cobalt transporter CorA, with protein sequence MIVDCAIYRDGHRTEGPEDLSDALAAARAYGNAFVWIGLHEPTEREFGLVTDEFGLHELAVEDALKAHQRPKLEVYDDSLFAVLKPVTYEPDSDAVSSGELMIFLGDCFVVTVRHGEGSPLKSVRGRLEKDPEMLRLGPTAVLYAIADATVDHYLEVATELQTDLEELEAEVFSPDDGGSRHTASRIYTFKRQIQEFRRATGPLSVPLNRLAGAGVVGPAVPFVDDKAHPFFRDVNDHLTRVNESVESLDRLVSDVLSAHLAQMSVRQNDDMRKISSWAAMAAVPTMIAGIYGMNFEHMPELRWLWAYPAVIAIMVVLEVLLFRLFKRRGWL
- a CDS encoding aldo/keto reductase; amino-acid sequence: MEQRHLGRTGLRVSRIGLGTLTWGRDTDEHDAADLLKAFWEAGGTLVDTADVYGDGEAEYLLGQLMDGLVPRRDLVISTKAGSVPDPDRRFDGSRGHLLSALDASLARLGTDHVDLWQVHAFDPDAPLEETLQALDIAVSSGRARYAGVSNFCGWQLAKAATWQLAAPGTRTRLASTQMEYSLLQRGVEREVLPAALDLGIGLLPSSPLGRGVLTGKYRHATPADSRGASEQLAPFVAPYLDDAASRIVDAVATAADGLAVTPLQVALAWVRDRPGVAAPIIGSRNALQLTAALSVETLSLPDEICRALDDVSAPVHHYPDHDWSTL
- a CDS encoding LLM class F420-dependent oxidoreductase, which produces MQLGINLGYWGAGMDADNLAVAKEADRLGYAVCWAAEAYGSDAATVLSWVAAQTERMDVGSAIFQIPARQPAMTAMTAATLDSLSGGRFRLGLGVSGPQVSEGWYGVKFDKPLARTREYVEIVRKAMTRERLSYEGAHWTLPLPGGPGKPLKLTVHPEREHIPLYIAAIGPKNLEQTGEIADGALLIFPSADHLEDTAIKHLRAGREKAGLTMDGFDVCPTVPLALGEDKDVAALADMFRPYTALYVGGMGSRKQNFYNQLAQRMGYEQEAAEIQDKYLSGDKEGAAAAIPHQLIDQTTLLGSVDRIADRMKAYAAAGVTTLTLAPAGFTLDERIAALRAGTDAAERAGVA
- a CDS encoding ferritin-like domain-containing protein, whose protein sequence is MLSAKSLFQEIIDNDESFRLFCSIAASGETQGGWENARIAALVPEAERALAPKITRHGADEDKHGRIFNALMKKRGLTPVEIPPETDYTMLLEKNGIGLTHDKLKRDEPLTVQDIVTYLSHSRVTEQRAADQMVMLRKDFGDHPEIGKAVRMISDDEDNHLAYCHEELLRFARAGHGRTIQRTLRECALAEARVYRDVSLAVMARMGRILGWSRPKAALLTTGIRAMYAYERAAGWRRMVSLTMPERRDALGGPATAASGYA